A stretch of Vigna angularis cultivar LongXiaoDou No.4 chromosome 4, ASM1680809v1, whole genome shotgun sequence DNA encodes these proteins:
- the LOC108330821 gene encoding uncharacterized protein LOC108330821 — protein MDVAVLHPQDFLANKPPNHYQTIPPNFPNMKLSNPNPKFQRSSRGRKKRADPVPQDARGPAQHAKPQKHHPQQLIMGQVKILKRGEQLAQKTPDLQPPSESVQNEVTTETKTVEIGSTSPSTEKVEGLYAGYSLLVTSPPPNSVPLPIFITKKLAAKNCATSDLRKMLRLDFP, from the coding sequence ATGGACGTTGCAGTACTTCATCCGCAGGATTTTCTCGCAAACAAACCACCCAACCATTACCAAACCATACCCCCAAACTTTCCCAACATGAAACTCTCCAACCCTAACCCTAAGTTCCAGCGGAGTTCCCGAGGCCGCAAGAAGCGGGCCGATCCAGTCCCACAAGACGCCCGCGGCCCGGCCCAACACGCCAAGCCTCAGAAACACCACCCGCAGCAGCTTATCATGGGCCAGGTCAAAATCCTGAAACGAGGCGAGCAACTTGCTCAAAAGACGCCGGATCTACAACCGCCGTCGGAATCCGTCCAGAACGAGGTAACTACCGAGACGAAGACCGTGGAGATAGGTTCGACTTCACCTTCAACGGAGAAAGTAGAGGGCTTGTATGCGGGATATTCGTTGCTGGTGACGTCACCGCCTCCAAACTCCGTTCCGTTACCGATTTTTATAACTAAGAAGTTAGCGGCCAAGAATTGCGCCACGAGTGACTTACGGAAAATGTTACGACTTGATTTTCCTTAA